The sequence GAGTGTCGAGAGCGAGTTGGACGATTACCAATGAACAGACCGACTAGGTAAATCGATAAGATGCCACTACCACCAAGCATGTTAGAGAACGCAAACAGAGCCACGCCCCCGCTGAGCACCAGAATCGAGTAAAGGCCATCGGCCAGCTGCACTCGGTTAATTAGACTCCATAGAACCCAACCGCCACCAATACCAACAAGGGTGCCGATACCAAACTGCATCGCGAAGCTTTTGAGTAGGAAGTTCATTCCCATCTCGGCATCTGGGGTGCCCAGTAGCGCAATTAAAGTCACTGTCAGGAAGACCGCCATTGGGTCATTGGTACCGGATTCGATCTCTAGGGTTGAGCCAACACGTTCATTGAGGCTCTGCCCTTTCAACAAAGAAAATACCGCAGCCGCATCGGTCGAACCAACGATAGCGCCAACCAAAATGCCCTGCATCAATGACAGGTCAAACAGCCAAGCCGCCATTAAGCCCGTTAGGGTTGCAGTACATGCGACACCTATCGTCGCCAGCGAGAGCGACGGCCAAAAAGCGACCTTAAAGCTCGCGACCTTAGTTCGCATACCACCATCAAGCAAGATCACAGCAAGCGCAAGGTTACTCACCAAGTAGGTCAGCGAGTAATCATCGAAATTAATACCACCTGGGCCATCTTCGCCCGCCAGCATACCAACGAACAAAAAGATCAAAAGAATCGGAACGCCCAATCGCGAAGACACTTGCGAGAAAAGCACACTGATGGCGATCAGTACGGCACCAGTCAGAAATAAGTGATTTATGGTTATTGCGTCCAATTCGTTCCCCCAAAGAATAAAACCCGAGCTTTAAGCCTGTTGATCTTTTGCAACTAGCTTGTTGATCTTCTGCCGTTAAGCAAGGCACGGCCGAAGAAAGTACCTCAGTTACTATAACAAACTTATGTTTCGCATCGTGTCATAGACAGGACTAAATACAGTTTCTCGGTCATTTAGTTGTTAAATTTTATGACTCGCACTCTAATTCATCCCTTTTTGTTAGACCTTTGGCTAATTTAACATCATTGCAACATCACGTTTTTCTATGGTTCTGTCTCCTAGCTCCCATATTTCAGTACATTAGCGCGAATATCGTCCCGACTAAAGTTGCACAGATCCCTTGACTTATCCTTGCTACATTCTAAATCGTAACATTACATTAACACGCTATTTTACAAAAACGGTTTCACAAAACGGTTTCTACGAAAACGGAATAAAGGAGAAGGCAATGGCGTTCGAATCTACGGAACATGCTCAAGCCTACTGGAAGGAAAACTTGGGAATAATGGGAACACTACTCGCAATATGGTTTGTGGTGTCTTATGGCGCTGGCATCTTATTTGTGGATGTCCTAAATACCATTCAATTTGGCGGATTTAAGCTAGGTTTTTGGTTCGCTCAACAAGGTTCAATTTATACCTTCGTGGCGTTGATATTTATTTACGTTGTTCGCATGAATAAGCTGGACAAAAAATACAACGTACAGGAAGACTAGAGGCTAGAACATGGATATTCAAACTTGGACGTTTATTCTCGTCGGTATTACTTTTGCAGTATATATCGGCATCGCAATCTGGGCTCGCGCTGGAACAACCAGTGAATTCTACGTTGCTGGCGGCGGCGTACACCCAGTAGCAAACGGCATGGCAACAGCCGCTGACTGGATGTCGGCAGCATCATTCATCTCAATGGCAGGTATCATCTCATTCGTTGGTTACGACGGTGCGGTTTACCTTATGGGTTGGACAGGTGGTTATGTACTACTTGCGCTATGTTTAGCACCTTACCTACGTAAGTTCGGTCAGTTTACGGTTCCTGATTTCATCGGTGAACGTTACTACTCGAAAACAGCACGTATGGTAGCGGTATTCTGTGCAATCTTCGTATCATTTACGTACGTTGCAGGCCAGATGCGTGGTGTTGGCGTTGTATTCTCTCGTTTCCTAGAAGTTGATATTAACCTAGGCATCATCATTGGTATGGGTATTGTGTTCTTCTACGCAGTGCTTGGTGGCATGAAAGGCATCACTTATACGCAGGTAGCTCAATTCTGTGTCCTCATTTTCGCCTTCCTTGTTCCAGCAATCTTTACCTCAATCATGATGACAGGTAACCCACTTCCACAAGTTGGTATGGGCTCGACTCTATCAGGTACCGATGTATACCTACTTGATAAACTGGATGGACTAACAGAAGAACTCGGATTTACCGCCTATACCGAAGGTAACAAGAGCATGGTAGATGTATTCTTCATCTGTGCAGCTCTAATGGTAGGTACTGCTGGTCTTCCACACGTAATCATTCGTTTCTTCACGGTACCAAAAGTACGTGATGCTCGTATCTCAGCAGGTTGGGCACTACTGTTCATCTCATTGCTATACACAACAGCACCAGGCGTTGCAGCATTCGCTCGTGTAAACATGATCGAAACAATCAACGGCCCTGACATGCAAGGTGTCGCAGCAGTAGACGCACCAAGCTGGTACAAAAACTGGGAAAGCACTGGTCTAGTAGGTTGGGAAGATAAGAACGGCGATGGCAAAATGTTCTACTCGGGCGATGAACGCAACGAGATGAAGATTAACCGTGACATCATCGTACTGGCTTCTCCAGAGCTAGCAAAACTACCAAACTGGGTTGTAGCACTACTTGCAGCAGGTGGCCTAGCAGCCGCACTATCAACAGCCGCAGGTCTACTATTGGTAATCTCAACGTCGATTTCACATGACTTGTTGAAGAAAGGCTTCAGACCGAACATGACCGACAAGCAGGAGCTATTAGCCGCTCGTTTGGCCGCCATGGTCGCGATTGTAGGTGCAGGTTACTTAGGGATTAATCCACCAGGTTTCGTAGCTCAGGTAGTAGCGTTTGCCTTCGGCTTAGCCGCAGCATCCTTCTTCCCTGCCATCATCCTAGGTATCTTCTACAAGAAGATGAACAAGGAAGGCGCAATTGCAGGTATGTTGTCAGGTATTGCCTTCACAGCAAGCTACATCATCTACTTCAAGTTCATTAACCCAGCAGCAAGCACACCGGAAAACTGGTGGTTTGGTATCAGCCCAGAAGGTATCGGTACGCTAGGTATGTGTCTAAACTTCGTAGTATCAATTGCAGTGAATAAAGTGACAGCTGAAGTACCACAAGACGTACAAGAGATGGTTGAATCTATCCGTTACCCTAAAGGTGCAGGTGAAGCTCACGACCACTAAGCAACAAAAAAAGCCACTCATAAGAGTTGCGACACAATAAGATAAATCAGTACTTACATTGTAGGGATTAGGTACTGATTCTAAGAAAGCCGATACTTTTTGTATCGGCTTTTTCTTTTGTCCTCACATTTTATAAAAAGACAAAATAAGGGTTGTGTTTAAATCTTCATTTGATAATAATTATCATTAACATCCAATAAAGAGATGCAAATAATGATGAAAGAGCAGCAGGGTCTCTATTCGAGGTTTTACAAAGCACAAGATCGCTTTGCTTCATTAGAGCAAGTTCAAGGCCATGAGCCGTTTGTGATTCGAGACTACATCGAGTGCGCACTAACGCTTTCCGCTTACTATGAAAAGCATGCCGCCCAAGAAAATATCTTGTTGTGTGAGTTGTACCTGCGCCAAGTTTTCTTCCATTTAATTGAAGCTATTGAGTCTCCTGACCGCAGTTTCACCTTTCGTCATATCTGCCTAGACTCTATTCACTCTCCACTGTTTTATTTGAAACGCCACTATTGCCAGCAGCCTCAAGGCCAAGCGCGTTTTTTGAATCTCAGCCAAACATTACAACAAGTCCAAGCCCCACTTGGCTAACAAGGATAGAACATGACCCTACAATTTCGGATTGAAAAAGACAGCATGGGCGAAGTGAAAGTACCTGCCGATGCGCTATACCAAGCACAAACTCAACGTGCCGCAGATAACTTCGCGTTCAGTTCACACAAGATGCCAACCAGCTTCATTCAAGCACTGGCGTTAATTAAACTGGCCGCCGCCGATACTAATGCTCAGTTAGGCTTGTTAGAAGGTGATATTGCCAACGCGATAGCCGAAGCCAGCCAAGAGATCATCGATGGCAAACACCTCGAGCAATTCCCTATTGATGTTTTTCAGACGGGTTCTGGCACCAGCTCTAACATGAATGCCAACGAAGTGATTGCGACACTCGCCTCAAGAAGTTTGCAGGGTGACGTGAATCCGAATGATCACGTAAACATGGGGCAAAGCAGTAACGATGTAGTGCCAACAGCAATTCAAGTCAGTGTTGCTCTGATGGCAGAAAACAAGTTGTTGCCAGCGTTAACCCATCTTTCTGCAGCGCTCACTGTAAAACAACATGAGCTGGCTAAAGTAGTCAAAACTGGCCGTACTCATCTAATGGATGCGATGCCGATTACCTTTGCTCAAGAGCTTGGTGGTTGGAAATTTCAGATTGAACATGCCAAGCAAGCGATAGAAAGCAGCTTGCCAGCAATCAAGGCGCTTGCTCAAGGTGGCACAGCGGTTGGTACGGGGATCAATGCCGACCCACGCTTTGCCGATAAGTTTGCGAGTAACCTGTCTCAATCAACAAAGATCAGTTTTACCTCGAGTGAAAACTTCTTTTTTAACCTCAGCAGCCAAGACGCGATCGTCGCATTGTCTGGTCAGCTTAAAACTGCAGCAGTTGCGATCATGAAGATCTCAAACGATCTTCGCTGGATGAATTCAGGGCCATTAGCTGGCTTAGGGGAGATTGAGTTGCAGGCGCTACAACCGGGTTCATCGATCATGCCTGGCAAAGTGAACCCTGTAATTCCAGAAGCAGCTGCAATGGCGGCAGCTCAAGTGATTGGTAATGACACCAC is a genomic window of Vibrio sp. FE10 containing:
- a CDS encoding DUF4212 domain-containing protein encodes the protein MAFESTEHAQAYWKENLGIMGTLLAIWFVVSYGAGILFVDVLNTIQFGGFKLGFWFAQQGSIYTFVALIFIYVVRMNKLDKKYNVQED
- a CDS encoding sodium:solute symporter family protein, whose translation is MDIQTWTFILVGITFAVYIGIAIWARAGTTSEFYVAGGGVHPVANGMATAADWMSAASFISMAGIISFVGYDGAVYLMGWTGGYVLLALCLAPYLRKFGQFTVPDFIGERYYSKTARMVAVFCAIFVSFTYVAGQMRGVGVVFSRFLEVDINLGIIIGMGIVFFYAVLGGMKGITYTQVAQFCVLIFAFLVPAIFTSIMMTGNPLPQVGMGSTLSGTDVYLLDKLDGLTEELGFTAYTEGNKSMVDVFFICAALMVGTAGLPHVIIRFFTVPKVRDARISAGWALLFISLLYTTAPGVAAFARVNMIETINGPDMQGVAAVDAPSWYKNWESTGLVGWEDKNGDGKMFYSGDERNEMKINRDIIVLASPELAKLPNWVVALLAAGGLAAALSTAAGLLLVISTSISHDLLKKGFRPNMTDKQELLAARLAAMVAIVGAGYLGINPPGFVAQVVAFAFGLAAASFFPAIILGIFYKKMNKEGAIAGMLSGIAFTASYIIYFKFINPAASTPENWWFGISPEGIGTLGMCLNFVVSIAVNKVTAEVPQDVQEMVESIRYPKGAGEAHDH